In the bacterium SCSIO 12741 genome, TAAAGGACCATCCTCTTATGACTTAGGGTACACTACCGAAGAGGCCAATTCCAATTATGCGCATATTCTGGTGAACACGACCTCATTTGAAGTCAATAGTTCATTAATCAAGCAATTGGATGCCTATTGTTTTGAAGAATTTCCTGATGCGGAAATCAAGGTAAGTAAGCTCTCCGGTGGTGGTGGCGGAACTCCTGTGGAGATTAAAATTTCTGGTCCCGATCCGGATCAGTTGTCGGCCATATCTCAATCTATTAAAGCTCAGCTATTCGGAATTTCCGGCACCAAGAACATCAAAGATGACTGGGGACCAAAAGGAAAGAAACTGGTGGTTTCCATCGATCCGAACAAGGCTCAGGCTGCTGGGGTAACCAATCAAGATATTGCCGTTTCGCTACAAACCGTTCTTGATGGATTTCAAGCCGGTGAATACCGCGAAGAGGATAAAAATATCCCTATCATTATGCTGAGTGAAGGGAACAACGAATTGTCCTTATCCGATCTGGCTTCGATCAACGTATTTGCACAAAACTCCGGAAGCAGTGTACCGCTATCTCAAGTCGCTTCTTTGATTCCTCAATGGCAATATTCCAAGGTTAAGCGACTCAATCTGAATCGAACCGTAGTGGTATCAAGCCAAATTACGGCCAATGGAAATGCCTCTGCCATTATGAGCGAACTCACTCCCTGGCTGGAAACCGAAAGTGAAAATTGGGGTCCGGATTACCACTACAAACTGGGAGGTGATAGTGAGAACACCTCTGAAAACATGGGGGCAGTTGCTAAGTACTTGCCGCTTTCCGGATTCATCATTCTAATGCTTTTGATCATCCAGTTCAACTCCTATCGCAAAACGATAATGATTGCCTGCACCATTCCGCTTGGTGTAATTGGTATGGTTCTCGGCTTGTTGATTTTTGGGGTTCCCTTCGGATTTATGGCCTTCCTGGGTGTTATTTCTCTTGCCGGAATTGTGATCAACAATGCCATTGTACTCATCGACCGGATGGATACGGAAATCAATGAATTGGGTCGCAGCCCTCAGGATGCTGTGGTATCCGCTTGTTTGCAGCGATTCAGACCTATTCTCCTGGCTACTTTTACCACTGTATTGGGGTTAATCCCTCTCTACCTGGGTGGAGGTGAAACCTGGGAACCAATGGCTGTAACCATCATGGTAGGTCTATTGTTTGGTACCATTATCACCCTCGTTTTCATTCCATCTTTCTACAGTGTATTGTATAAAGTTGATTTCCGGGATTACACCTTCAACAAAAGCCTGCTCGATTAGGAATGAACTGGCTCGAAACCTGGTACGAAAGGCGCTTTGAGTGGTATTTAGCGACTTTAACATTGGTCATTTTCGGCTCCATGCTCATGCCTCATTATTGGTATGAAACCGTGGTGGCACCCTTGTTTTTCCACTTGAATCTTGCCGTGGGCCTGGTCATTTTATCCAAGTCCAAAACAACGATGCGCTTGTTTGGATTAGCTCTTATCCTTTCGATCATCGTAACGGTTACTTCATTCTTTGTACCCTCACTCGATCTCTTGGATAAAGGCATTCGAATGGTTGTGTTTTTTTGCTTCTATTCTTACGTAAGCGTCGTCATTATTCGGCAGGTATGGCGTCAACCTGAAGTAAACTCAAGCACCATTCTTGGACTAATCACGGGCTACATTTCATTGGGTTTAATTGGTTTCTTCATCAACCTGTTTATCGAACTGATTGAACCCGGTTCATTCAAAGGATTAACCTATTTGAATGGAATTCCAGATACTATTACCGAAGAGCTTTTGTACTACAGCTTTATAACGGAAATGACGATTGGGTATGGTGACATTGTTCCGGTATCTCCTTCCGGTAGAAAAGCCTCTGTATTGTTAGGTTTTCTGGGGCAGTTTTACCTGGTTATTATCATGGCGGTGATTGTGGGTAAATATTTGAATCAAAAGACCTCTCCTTATCGGAATAAAGATTAGCTAAAAAGGCCCCGTCTATCCCTCAGCGAATTGCGCCTCGGGAAACAGGACAGTCAAGATCTGCTCCTATTATTCTGTAGGTTACCTTCTTCCCATATTTAAGATCCATTGGGATAGGACGCTACTCTTTGATGGTCAAAAACAACCCCTTCATGTAGGTAACAATCTGCTCAGGCTGATCATTTAAAAATTCTTTCCGCTTTCCTCCTGCACCCCAGGGTGTGGCTGAATTATACCAGGCCTAAACCCACCGGGGAAACTGTTCCGCATCAAAGGATACCGAAGTGAATTGCTCGAGAAACTGGATGTAAAAAACAGCATCGGCCTCGTTTTGTTTGCCGCCAAAAATGGTTGGTTGGAATCCTGGCTGCACGAGGTTGAAGACTAAGACGGCTACATTCCCAAACGCTCTTTCACGGCATTTCTCATTCCATGACTTACTGGAACATGATCGCCATTTTCCAAGGTTAGGTATCCCCCATCGGAGCGGGAGAATTTTCTTACATAATTGAGGTTAACCAGATGCGACTGATGCGGCCGAAAAAAGCCGGCCTGCTCCAGTTCATCTACAAATACCTTTATTCGCTTACTCACTACTTTGGTGGATCCATCGGTGAGGTAAAACGTGGAATAACTGCCTGAACCTTCAATTCGCTGAATGTCGTCGAGCGGAACCACGTGGTAGTCATTTCCATCAGGCAATGTGATCGATCCGTTCGTTCTTCCCAGTTGCCGGAAAAGCTCATTTACCTCCTTGTATTTTTCCTTTTGATCCATCTGGAAAGCTCGATCCACGGCAAGTTTTAGTTTTTCGGGATCGATAGGTTTCAGTAAAAAATGGATGGGTGAATAGTCGTAAGCCTGGAGGGCATAATTCAAATGGGCCGTGGTAAAAATAACTTGAGGCAATCTATCTCGGGAAACCAATTCAAGTAATTCAAATCCACTTAATACAGGCATCTCAATATCGAGAAAGAGGATATCGATTTGAGTAGAATTCAAAATCTTCAATACCCCAAGGGGCTCATGCATAACGGCTTCCACCTGCAATTTTGGACAGTGCTGCTCCAGGAGTATTTCCAGGTACTCCGCCGCCTTCGGTTCATCATCAACTATCAGTGCTATCATTCTTTTTAGTTTGGAAGGGCAATTCTATTCTTACTAAGGTACCCACCGGCTGGTTTTCCATATTCATTAAATCGACGATCTCTATGGGTAATCCTTTATTCTGATTCATAATTTTAATTCGACGAGAAGCAATCATCATCCCGAATGAACGCTTCGAATTGGCTTTGTTGCTTTGTGCTTGGGCCGCATCTCGTCCGATACCGTTGTCTTCAATCTCCAATTTGAGCAATCCACCTGCTCGCTTCACCCGAATCTCGATGCTGCGAGTGCCTTTTTTAGGTCGAAGTCCGTGCCAAATGGCATTTTCTACATAAGGCTGAAAGAGGGCCGGGGGTATCCAAATATCTTGTGGATCCAATTCAGCAATGGTGGTTTTGAATTGAATCTTTTCTCCATCAAACCGCTCCGATTCGAGTTCGATATACTGTTCCATTAGGCTTAATTCTTCGGCCAGAGAAACCTGGTTGCTTTCCGAATTTTCGAGAACCCTTCGCATCAGCATTGAAAATTTATGAAGGTAACTCTGGGCATCCTGGGGTTGGTTTTTGGCCAGGTAGAATTGAACCGATGAAAGGCTGTTAAAAATGAAATGCGGATTGAGCTGAGCTTTCAGGGCACGGAGTTCGAGTCTGGAAACTTCTACCGCTACCTGTGTTCGCTCACGTTCTTTTGCTCTAATCTGCCGCTCCCTTATGCTAAATAAGAAATAAAGACCACCCAAGAAAGTCAAAAATGCACTCACTCTGAACCACCAGCTTTCCCAGAATGGAGGAGCGATTTCAATGGCTAATGTTTCGGGTTTCGCCCAAAACACGTTCCTATTTAATCTAGATTGAAACTGAAATTCAAAACTTCCTGAAGGTAGGTTGGTGAAATTTATTATTCCATTGTAGGATTGTCTCCACACCGTATCATACCCCATAAGTCGGTATCGAAATTCAGGTTTAATAACAGCCAAGGTGATTTGATCAACAAATAGCTGAATGGAGTTTTCATCGTATTTCAATTGGGTTAATTCGGTTTGCGGAACGGCCGTATAATTCACCTGACTTTCCCTGATAAATGGACTTTGTTCGGGCATCGAGGTATGAAGCTCGGAAAAAGGAAAAACTACCACTCCAATGTCAGAGGTATTATAAATTTTATCCGAGGTGATAGTAAATGCCTTATCAATTACGGCTCGAAAAGCTACTCCGGGTTGAAAATAATCTCGTGTCCTTAGGCTTCCCACACTATCCTGAACTTGAACCAAAGCATTCCTCGTAGGGAGCCTAAGCCAAAGTTGGTTCCCCCTCATGCCCCATCCATTTATGGCGAAAGGTTCTCCTGAAGAGTTGGTCATAACATGAACGGAATCCTTTTCTAAATAGAGCAAATCCCCGGAAATACCCGTCTGAATCCATAAACGATTAAGAGCTTGAAATACAAACCAGACGGGCTGCTTATTTTCAGGATATCCCGGTGCGGAAAAGGGCGTCCACTGTTCGTTTTCATAGATCCACAATCCATCCTCACATCCTACCCAAAATCGACCTTGATCATCTCGAAATATGGACAGAATGGAATACCTTTTCTTGTTGCCAAATTTTTGGGTTATAAATTTCAAGGAGTCATTCCTAAACTCAAATATTTTGGAAAATGTGGCAACAAAGAGTTGACCAGAATCCGATGAAACAAATTGAATGACTCTGGCATTAGTTCCATCTTTATTGGGAACTTTATATCCCTTCCATTTTGATCGATCCCAAGAATAAATATAGCCCCTATAGCCAACCCAGAGAAGTCCGGAATTCGTGTCATAAAAAACGGTTTTGGGTGTACTGTCTCTTAACTCTTTAGGAAATGGTGGGCGCTGAATTTGGATTATTGTATCCGAATAAAACTTGTGAATTACAGATCTCTTATTTAATTCATAAACTGTATCATTCACCTCGTGCATCATGGTGGTTAGTTCCATTTCGGGATGGTCATTCTGTGAAGAATAGTGGTCAATTTGAGGATTGACGATATACCCTAATCCCTTGTCACCCGATTTTACCCATAGCGTTCCATCCTCACTTTCATCCTCTACGGCCAGAGCTCCTTTATAAATTTGCGTAAATCCTTCGAGTCGTTCATTGGTTCTAAACATACCTTGGCTGGCCGTCCCAATCCACATATTCTTTCGAGAGTCCAGAAACAACTTTAGCACCTTATGAGGAAAGCGAATGCTTCGAATAAGTGAATCCTTGGTAAACTGCAGAATACTCCTGGTACCTACAGCGATGGTGTACATGCCATTTTGATGATCGATCAACGAGGATCCGAAATGGGGTCCTTTATCATTGAGGTCGGCAATTTTAGTCATTTCTCCAGCGGAATTGCGAAACCACAATTCCATTAATTCACCTTTTGTGACCACATTCGCACAGGAAGATTGCATGACACTACCATCGGGAAGTTCACTAACAATATATCCTCGGAATTTATCGTGCATTTTCACCTGCTGTTCAAGATTACCCTCAGCAGTAAGTGAATACATTCCAACGAATCGAGGTGAAAAATAGAGGGTGCCGAGCGAGTCAAAATAAACCTTTTCCATTACTCTCCGAAAAAGTTTTTTGACCTCTTCTGAAACTGGGTATTCGTAAATTACATCATCTTTTATGTAGACGATTTCACCATCTCGACTCCACCCCCAAGGTTTTCCATTATAGTCTTTAAATCCCCGATAAAAGGCACCACGAGTTTTGGGGTTTTCGTGGCGAATTAACTTCCCTTCAACTCCATCAAATCGGGTAATAATTGGCCCATAGGAATAAGTGTATCCATGATGATCCACCACCAGATCATAGACACTAAACTGAGCCTCATATTCGGTTAATGGAAAGATTATAGGAGGTACAGGCTGTTGAGCCGTAACTGAATTTGGGAGAGTCAGGGCGATACCCAGCAAAAGACCAAAGCTTGCCAGGTTTTTAAAGAAAGATGTAACCAAAGTTGATTTGCGCTTAAGTTGTTTTAGGGGCTAACGGTGATTTTGAGAATATCGTTGGTATTTTGGGATAAACGGCAAATATGAACTCATATCCAATGAATTTGAAACGGAACAAAGATATTCACGAGAATCGCACGTACTTGGTTCATCAACTAAAAATAAACGCGATGAAGCAACGTATTTTAACCTTAATAATCATGGCCTTTGGACTGAGCTCCATGGCCCAACTACCCTGGAGTAAGATCAAAACTACCGGGCAATATTCAACCTATTTAGAAGCATCAAATTTTAAAAGTGGAATTGATGTTCCTCCCGATGCGATTGTGGTCAATCAAACTAACAGTAATTCGATTTATGACGAAGGAACGGTATTTATGGCTTATTCTTCACATGATGAATTCAAAGACTGGACTAATACCTCCGAAATCGGAGCCTGGATTTTAGGGTTCGAACCCTCAGGCAACTTGATACTTAGCCGCAAAATCGAAATTCCGTCGGCTTTCATCTATGGGGACTGCCCAGAAGGCTACCTCAAAATAAACAGCCTCCGATATGATAATGACGATCTCCTCGTTTTCACCGGAAAATATGTTTGTCACCTAAACAACGCCAACCAATCTATGATCATTGGCACCTACAATTTGCAGACTGGTGCGGCTGATATCTACATCAAGAATTTCACCCAAAATCATGACAAATTCGACCAAATATTTCCTCAGAACTCCAAAGGAATTGGCGTGCAACAATGCGATGAAGATGGAATTCATTACTTAGCCATCGGCGAATATGAGTTTTCACATTTGCCTGGAGATAGAAAGCCATTTGCGGTAGCCTTTGAAGTAGACCCAAATGGTGCTATTTCTATTAAAAGGGTCAAAACATTCCCTATAGATTTTCTTCCAAGAGCGGTCAACAAAGCCTTCACCGGCCATTCGGTTTATGTCGCTGGACTATACAATCCACATGCTACGGTCTCTGTAGGATGTCCTAATTATTCCCAAGGTCAATTGGGAACAGGAATATTTGAATTTAAATACGAACCATTAAGCAATTCCCTTTTCATCGCTCAAGGACAAGTGATTTACTCCAAAGAATTTGAAGAAGGGCGATCCTGGTTTACAGATGAAAGCTCGGTAGCCCTTCTCTACAATCCCTATAGATT is a window encoding:
- a CDS encoding histidine kinase; translated protein: MVTSFFKNLASFGLLLGIALTLPNSVTAQQPVPPIIFPLTEYEAQFSVYDLVVDHHGYTYSYGPIITRFDGVEGKLIRHENPKTRGAFYRGFKDYNGKPWGWSRDGEIVYIKDDVIYEYPVSEEVKKLFRRVMEKVYFDSLGTLYFSPRFVGMYSLTAEGNLEQQVKMHDKFRGYIVSELPDGSVMQSSCANVVTKGELMELWFRNSAGEMTKIADLNDKGPHFGSSLIDHQNGMYTIAVGTRSILQFTKDSLIRSIRFPHKVLKLFLDSRKNMWIGTASQGMFRTNERLEGFTQIYKGALAVEDESEDGTLWVKSGDKGLGYIVNPQIDHYSSQNDHPEMELTTMMHEVNDTVYELNKRSVIHKFYSDTIIQIQRPPFPKELRDSTPKTVFYDTNSGLLWVGYRGYIYSWDRSKWKGYKVPNKDGTNARVIQFVSSDSGQLFVATFSKIFEFRNDSLKFITQKFGNKKRYSILSIFRDDQGRFWVGCEDGLWIYENEQWTPFSAPGYPENKQPVWFVFQALNRLWIQTGISGDLLYLEKDSVHVMTNSSGEPFAINGWGMRGNQLWLRLPTRNALVQVQDSVGSLRTRDYFQPGVAFRAVIDKAFTITSDKIYNTSDIGVVVFPFSELHTSMPEQSPFIRESQVNYTAVPQTELTQLKYDENSIQLFVDQITLAVIKPEFRYRLMGYDTVWRQSYNGIINFTNLPSGSFEFQFQSRLNRNVFWAKPETLAIEIAPPFWESWWFRVSAFLTFLGGLYFLFSIRERQIRAKERERTQVAVEVSRLELRALKAQLNPHFIFNSLSSVQFYLAKNQPQDAQSYLHKFSMLMRRVLENSESNQVSLAEELSLMEQYIELESERFDGEKIQFKTTIAELDPQDIWIPPALFQPYVENAIWHGLRPKKGTRSIEIRVKRAGGLLKLEIEDNGIGRDAAQAQSNKANSKRSFGMMIASRRIKIMNQNKGLPIEIVDLMNMENQPVGTLVRIELPFQTKKNDSTDS
- a CDS encoding response regulator transcription factor; its protein translation is MIALIVDDEPKAAEYLEILLEQHCPKLQVEAVMHEPLGVLKILNSTQIDILFLDIEMPVLSGFELLELVSRDRLPQVIFTTAHLNYALQAYDYSPIHFLLKPIDPEKLKLAVDRAFQMDQKEKYKEVNELFRQLGRTNGSITLPDGNDYHVVPLDDIQRIEGSGSYSTFYLTDGSTKVVSKRIKVFVDELEQAGFFRPHQSHLVNLNYVRKFSRSDGGYLTLENGDHVPVSHGMRNAVKERLGM
- a CDS encoding two pore domain potassium channel family protein, whose amino-acid sequence is MNWLETWYERRFEWYLATLTLVIFGSMLMPHYWYETVVAPLFFHLNLAVGLVILSKSKTTMRLFGLALILSIIVTVTSFFVPSLDLLDKGIRMVVFFCFYSYVSVVIIRQVWRQPEVNSSTILGLITGYISLGLIGFFINLFIELIEPGSFKGLTYLNGIPDTITEELLYYSFITEMTIGYGDIVPVSPSGRKASVLLGFLGQFYLVIIMAVIVGKYLNQKTSPYRNKD